One part of the Raphanus sativus cultivar WK10039 chromosome 7, ASM80110v3, whole genome shotgun sequence genome encodes these proteins:
- the LOC108817968 gene encoding protein FAR-RED IMPAIRED RESPONSE 1 — translation MDLQESNNNQMSVGSMVESHNNNGVVVVDDLRTGHVGFSDLEPPDGIDFDTHEAAYTFYQEYAKSMGFTTSIKNSRRSKKTKDFIDAKFACSRYGATPESETGSSSGRRSSSVKKTDCKASMHVKRKSDGRWIIHEFIKEHNHELLPALAYHFRIQRNIKLAEKNNIDILHAVSERTRKMYVEMSRQSGGYKNNLGLVNNTQVDKGRCLALEEGDSQLMLDYFKRIKKENSKFFYAIDLNEEQRLRNLFWADAKSRDDYMSFNDVVSFDTTYVKFNDKLPLALFIGVNHHSQPMLLGCALVADESKDTFAWLIKTWLRAMGGRAPKVILTDQDKLLMAAVSELLPNTRHCFALWHVLEKLPEYFSHVMKRHENFLQKFNKCIFRSWTSDQFDMRWWKMVSRFGLESDEWLLWLHEHRQKWVPTFMSDVFLAGMSTSQRAESVNSFFDKYVHKKITLKEFLRQYGVMLQNRYEEESVADFDTCHKQPALKSPSPWEKQMAATYTHTIFKKFQVEVLGVVACHPRKEKEDENMVTFRVQDCEKDDEFLVTWSKTQSELCCFCRMFEYKGFLCRHALMILQMCGFASIPPLYILKRWTKDAKNGGADQVQTRVQRYNDLCSRAIELSEEGCVSEENYNIVLRTLVETLKNCVDLNNARNNITESNSQLNNGAQEEESHVVAGLKATKKKKTVVRKRKGQPEASQMLESQQSLQPMENISSEGMSISGYYGPQQNVQGLLNLMEPPHEGYYVNQRTIQGLGQLNSLAPVQDSFFTNQQAIPGLGQMDFRPPPNFTYNLQDEHLRSAQFPGSSSRQL, via the exons ATGGATTTGCAAGAGAGTAATAACAATCAGATGAGTGTTGGAAGTATGGTTGAATCTCATAATAACAACGGAGTAGTTGTTGTTGATGATCTCAGAACAGGACATGTTGGCTTCAGTGATCTTGAGCCACCGGATGGTATTGACTTTGACACACACGAGGCAGCTTATACGTTTTACCAAGAATACGCCAAATCCATGGGCTTCACTACCTCCATTAAAAACAGCAGGCGGTCCAAGAAGACTAAAGATTTCATCGACGCCAAGTTTGCTTGTTCTAGATACGGAGCCACTCCCGAGTCCGAGACTGGTAGTAGCAGTGGTCGAAGGTCGTCTAGTGTGAAGAAAACAGATTGTAAGGCGAGTATGCATGTGAAGAGAAAATCTGATGGGAGATGGATCATTCATGAGTTTATAAAAGAACACAACCACGAGCTTCTACCTGCTCTTGCTTATCATTTCCGGATTCAGAGGAATATCAAGTTAGCTGAGAAGAATAATATCGACATCTTGCACGCTGTTAGCGAACGGACCAGGAAAATGTATGTTGAGATGTCCAGACAATCTGGGGGATATAAGAACAATCTGGGGCTTGTCAACAACACTCAGGTTGACAAGGGTCGGTGTTTGGCTTTGGAAGAAGGAGATTCTCAGCTAATGCTTGACTACTTTAAGCGCATTAAGAAAGAGAACTCCAAGTTCTTCTACGCGATAGACTTAAACGAGGAGCAACGGTTGAGAAATCTGTTTTGGGCTGATGCTAAGAGCAGAGATGATTATATGAGTTTTAATGATGTTGTTTCCTTTGACACTACTTATGTCAAGTTTAACGATAAGTTGCCACTAGCTTTATTTATTGGGGTGAACCATCACTCCCAGCCTATGCTGCTTGGCTGTGCATTGGTTGCTGATGAGTCTAAGGACACGTTTGCGTGGCTGATTAAAACATGGCTTCGAGCAATGGGTGGTCGAGCTCCTAAAGTTATACTCACTGATCAAGATAAACTCTTGATGGCTGCGGTTTCGGAGCTGTTACCAAACACTCGTCATTGCTTTGCGTTATGGCATGTGTTGGAAAAGCTTCCTGAATACTTCTCCCATGTGATGAAAAGGCATGAGAACTTCTTGCAGAAATTCAACAAGTGCATCTTCAGATCGTGGACGAGTGATCAGTTTGATATGAGATGGTGGAAAATGGTTAGCCGTTTTGGACTCGAGAGTGATGAATGGCTGCTATGGTTGCATGAGCACCGCCAGAAGTGGGTCCCCACTTTCATGAGCGATGTGTTTCTAGCGGGAATGTCGACGTCTCAGCGTGCGGAAAGCGTCAACTCTTTCTTCGATAAGTACGTTCATAAGAAAATCACGCTGAAAGAGTTCTTGAGGCAGTACGGTGTGATGCTGCAGAACAGGTACGAGGAGGAATCGGTTGCGGATTTCGATACTTGCCACAAGCAACCTGCGTTGAAGTCTCCCTCTCCCTGGGAGAAGCAAATGGCAGCAACTTACACACACACGATATTCAAGAAGTTCCAGGTCGAGGTCTTGGGGGTTGTCGCTTGCCATCCtagaaaggaaaaagaagacGAAAACATGGTGACGTTCAGAGTTCAAGACTGTGAAAAAGACGACGAGTTCCTTGTTACGTGGAGCAAAACTCAGTCAGAACTCTGCTGTTTCTGCCGTATGTTTGAATACAAAGGGTTTCTCTGTCGGCATGCTTTGATGATTCTGCAGATGTGTGGCTTTGCCAGCATTCCGcctctatatattttgaaaaggtGGACAAAAGATGCTAAGAATGGAGGAGCAGACCAGGTACAGACCAGAGTTCAGCGGTATAATGATTTGTGTAGTCGAGCCATTGAGTTGAGCGAGGAAGGTTGTGTGTCAGAAGAAAACTACAACATCGTATTGCGCACACTAGTTGAGACCTTGAAAAATTGTGTCGACCTAAATAATGCTAGAAACAACATCACTGAGTCTAATAGCCAGCTTAACAATGGTGCTCAGGAAGAAGAGAGCCATGTAGTGGCCGGTCtaaaagcaacaaaaaaaaagaagactgtTGTTAGGAAAAGAAAG GGACAACCAGAGGCTAGCCAAATGCTTGAATCTCAACAGAGCTTGCAACCAATg GAAAATATAAGTTCAGAGGGAATGAGCATCAGTGGTTACTATGGTCCTCAACAGAACGTTCAAGGATTG TTAAATTTAATGGAGCCACCTCACGAAGGCTACTATGTAAATCAACGAACCATACAAGGCCTG GGACAACTGAACTCCTTAGCACCAGTTCAGGATAGCTTCTTCACGAATCAGCAAGCCATACCCGGGCTG GGTCAAATGGATTTCAGGCCTCCTCCCAACTTCACTTACAATTTACAG GATGAGCATTTGAGATCTGCCCAGTTCCCTGGTAGTTCATCAAGACAGCTATAG